From the Thamnophis elegans isolate rThaEle1 chromosome 16, rThaEle1.pri, whole genome shotgun sequence genome, the window TGAATATTCTTAATACTGTTAATATGGTTTCAGTAAGGAAGTTATGATTTAAAGAGGTTAGTACTATATGTTGTGAAATGATATTCCTAGAATTTACAATGTATCTATTTATGAAGAACTCTGGAtctcccatgcttggattcccgcAAAAAATGCATTCTTGGGAACAGAAAAAGGCCAAAACAAGCGCAGCTGCCTGGAAACGGCCCCCAAATTGGCCACTTATCAACCAAGGGAAGGAGCAAACAACAGGATCCCATCTAACCAAAGGTTTCATAGGCAATTAACAAAATGAGCTGTGTTCGTTTTCAAACATATCACGGTGTTTTATGTAGCTGTTATCTGCATTTTTCTGTATCTAGATTCTATATCTTgaccaaaacattattttaaggAGAGGAAACAGTTCAAGCAATTATAAAGGAAAGCCACCGAATTTAATACTCATTTGGTGTAGACTTTTCTGGCAGGATATATGATGGTGCACTGAAAAGTTCCATCTTCTCAGATGCTCCCAATGAAAGAACTCCATTTCTCTTTTTGGTTCCTATTGAAATAAactcatcatttttttcttcaaacagCGAAAAGATTGTCTTCTTTTCTTGAAgattttccatttctattccaCCTTAGGCATTGAAAACTCCGCATCGATGCCCAACATTCCGAAAAGCCAATGCCTGCAGCTCCTAACGCGatgcctcctcccctcccccctcggaTCCTCCTTGGTTGCAGAATTCCTGGTGTCCCATTGATACGATTGCCCCATTTGGAGGAAGCTTTGGGCTTTCTGGACTGCAGCGCCGTCTTCCCTCTCCGCCCGCGGAACCCTGGGCAGAGCCGCCTCCTCTCCCGCGCGCTGCCCGGCGGCGAGGCGGGGGCGGCAACGGCCGGAGCGCCGCCCTTCTCCGCCCTGCGTAGCGAGGAGACGCGCCGACGCCGAaggaggccggggggggggcagcctctGCGGGAGCCGCGCCGATCGCCCGCCGGCCGCTGCTTGCCGGAGGCCAGGTAGGGCGGGCAGGGTCGCGGGCGGGTCCGGGGGAGGAGAGCTGCAGCTGGCCGCGGCTTGGCTGCTCCGGGCCCTCCGCCACCcgctcccccctttccttccttccaggcgGCCGTCAAGGGGCTTCTGCCCGCCGCCCAGGGGAGCCAGCGAGCCGCGCGGGCGGAGGGCTATGTCGGCGCGGCCGCCGCTGGCCGAGAAGGCGCTGTCCGAGGGTTACGGCCGCCTGCGCTACCGGGACGCCTCGTTGCTcatctggcagcagcagcagcggcaactGGAGAGCCGCCCGCCCGCCACCTATCTGAGCCGCAGCCGCAGCACCTGGTACGCCCAGTACGGCAACCAGGCCATCCTGGTGCGCGACCGGAGCAAGCTGGAGGGCGCCCGCGACACCGGCCAGTCCCGCTTCTGCGCCCTGATGTGACCCGGCGTCTCTCCGGATGACCCTCGGGCCGGAACGCGGCCTCTGGAGCCAAGGAAACACCTGGAGGACACTTGGACGACTCTTCATGCTTTTGGCCTCGGCTTCAAGTGGCCGGCTGTTCCACCGGCTGACGGCGTGCGGTAGCAGAAGCTCCTCCTGACCTACCGCTTGAAGCCTTTGGAGGGGGCCGGTTCTGCTGTCCTGATGGAGTCAAGGCTATGGGTGAGCTGAGGGGAGGTCGACTGCTGAAGGAAAGAGGGAGCCCATTGGGCAGCTCAGGTTCCTCCTCTATTTTACAAAGAGCCCCCTAAAGTGACTCCCTTTGTGCCTGGATCTTTCCAGAAAATTGGAAGAAAGAAGCCACCCTTCCCCATTCCCCAGAGGCCCTTCCTGACCTCCCTAATGGGATGGCTGAGActgatgggagctgtagtccacCCAGATTGGGTGAAGCAGAGATAGAAACTTAACCCACTTTCCTGCGGACCTGAGGCTGAAAGTTTCCTCTTGGACCACTAGGCCAATCAATTTGGGCCCAATCCTCTGCCCAAAGCCTTgctctggtttttttttgaacCCAGGACAAGCTGGGTGGTGTTGCTTCTGGGGGGAGGGTGGGTGACAAGCAGATTCTACACGACTCGGGGGAGGGGGCTCCCCTGGCTTCCTCCACTGGGCAGGATGGAGCTACTCCAGAGCCCCCTCCCCAGCTTCCTTCTGGGGTCCAGCATGGTGTTGATTCCGGGAGGCTCTGATGGAAGCCCTCCTCCCCCTTGTGCTTCTTGAACACTGGGCTGGCTTCTCTGCTGGGGTGGGCAAAACCCGCTTGCTGAAATCTggcctggagcctggggagggagggtTGTTCACCCCAAGGCCTGCCAGGATCCCTCCAAGGGTTTCAGTAGCAACATCTCCTCCACATTCTTGGCTTTGGCCACAGTGTGCCCCATTGACCGAGCCCCAGGTTGCTGCTCCAAATCTCAAGCAGACTTTTGCCTAGCTCAGGACTGTGGCAAAGAAGCCAGCGGGCCTTCGATGCCGTGTTCGTATTGACCAGCTGGGAGAAGCCGCAGAGAAAAGGAGACGCTTGACGGGGAGCTCTCGGTCCCATGAATTGAGGCAGGTGGCACCGGGAGGCCAAACTATTTTCCGGGTGACGTAATTGGCTGGGCTGTCCAGGAGCCCCTTTAAGCACCATTTCCATGTTCTGGGCGCATTTCCTTGGCACTGGCGCAGACACCGTTATGATGCTCAGGGATCCTCAGCCTCTGCTCTGTGCCGTCACTGTACAGCTCCCTGCATCTGATGGGAGAATCAAGTTTGAATCCCTCCAGTTCTGGGAAGCAGCCCTTGCAAATATGGGCAGCCGGCCTTCTTTGGCCAACCTCAGCTGCTGCTCTTCATGCGTATTTTACCGTTGGTACACAGTGGTCggccctttccccttccttgtgTGATGCCAGCGAAGACCCCGAAGGAGCGAGTTTTAAAAGTGCACCAGACAACATTAAGTATGTTTCCTTTTAAATAAAGTCTAACTCGGCAAACACTTCTGCTCCCAGGGCTGTTATGGTGTCAAGTACAGAAGTGGCATCTGCTCTGAAATGGgtctttgttgctttatttttttttccaaactgttCTACTTTAAAACAAGATACAGAGAAAAAGACGGACATGGGAGAAGACTAGGAATATACAAATAAAACATGCTTTATCTGGAAGTTACCAATACCTGTAAGTCCAAAGTCTATACAAAAAGAAACCCAAAGAATCCCAAACAATCCCATTCCCCCAAACTGAATCCACATACAAGGAATAAGCACCAGAACAGGAAACTATCAAAGGTCCATAGCACCTGTTGGTTAAAAAgtcaaaatacatttaaattaaaagGATTCCCAATTTTCTTTGTCAGAGCTtagttttaaaaacaacacaaacctACATTTTGTCTGCTGCTGCTCTTCAAAACGCaggatacattttttttaagtgaCCACTGGagttaataaataaagtatttctATGTACATGAAAAAGGGTAACTCGATTCCGGGTGCGTCGTGGGCAGAGTGCAGGTCTCCAGGGCAggctggagggaaaaaaaagcttctaaaaaagggATGAACCTTACAAAAACATCGCTtgcccacccctcccccaaaGCATATTCTCCCACCATGCCTTGAGGTAAAAGTTTTGATTATTTGGAAACCTGCACTCGCACGACACACACCTTCTGGCAAGGGGGAAGCCCGTACTGCAGTTTGGCTGGGGCCACTGCCTCGGGGTGCCTGCTCTCGGGTCGCCTCGCCATGGATCTGGCAACCCCTTCGCTCTCAGAGAAGCTGCCCGATGCCAGGATCAGAATGGAAGCCCAGGTCCCACTGGGTATTGGGAGACCCCGAGCAACGGGGCTTAACAGGCTCCCTCTGCCCAAAGGCCCAGGGGCCAGGCCTGCCCACCTTGCCAAGGGGGGGTTGGGCAACCCCTTGCTAGGCCCAGGCTGCACCCACTGCCCTCAACAGGCGGCCACCTCTGGAGAAGTTTTTGCAACCGGAACATGAATCTATAT encodes:
- the BRD3OS gene encoding putative uncharacterized protein BRD3OS — its product is MSARPPLAEKALSEGYGRLRYRDASLLIWQQQQRQLESRPPATYLSRSRSTWYAQYGNQAILVRDRSKLEGARDTGQSRFCALM